Proteins found in one Miscanthus floridulus cultivar M001 chromosome 4, ASM1932011v1, whole genome shotgun sequence genomic segment:
- the LOC136549279 gene encoding glutamate receptor 3.4-like isoform X2: MERQVVAVVGPQSSGIAHVVSHVANQLRVPLLSFAATDPALSSKQYPYFVRATHDDRFQMAAVADVVAHHGWREVTAVYVDNDYGRGGVVALGDALEALRARVSYKAAFPPGADRAAIADLLVRANMMESRVFVVHTSPDSGLDVFAAARSLDMMATGYVWIATDWLAAAAIDAAGAGAASKSNIQGVLTLRQHTPDSDAKASLVSRFAAAAKPSSNGINVYGLFAYDSVWMAARAIDQFLSDTSGGNISFSADANIRDANGSALGLSALKVFDQGEQLLRKVMLANFTGVTGSVRFQYDADGSGTLINPAYEILNVGGTGVRRVAYWSNYTRLSVAAPRLLADGGPPPNSSTTTQQQQQMYSVIWPGDTTSKPRGWVFPNNGKPLRIGVPYRTTYKQFVSKDRSSPDGVSGYCVDVFNAAVALLPYPVPASFVLFGDGVKNPSYNELVQKVADGFFDAAVGDISIVTNRTRVVDYTQPYVESGLVIVSTVKAKSSNEWAFLRPFTPGMWAIIGAFFLFVGAVVWILEHRFNPEFRGSPRKQMVTMFWFSFSTMFFAHRENTVSTLGRFVLIIWLFVVLIINSSYTASLTSILTVQQLSTGIQGLDSLLSSNDPIGYQVGSFARSYMMEELGVPASRLRELAIDDYADSLQRGPSNGGVAAIVDELPYIELFLSTNCQFRTVGQEFTKSGWGFAFQRDSPLAVDLSTAILTLSENGDLQRIHDKWLNPGTCASQSTDGVGADRLNLGSFWGLFLICGVACFIALLIYFARILCQFCEYHGHGTTAGAAQEDDGAGPFPDPQRSLRRPARLTSIRDLMSFVDMKEAEVKTAIRSRSDRRVDGSMGGRSYTSEGPSLSRPSSMSPV, translated from the exons ATGGAGAGGCAGGTGGTGGCCGTGGTGGGCCCGCAGTCCTCGGGCATCGCCCACGTCGTCTCCCACGTGGCCAACCAGCTGCGCGTTCCGCTGCTCTCCTTCGCCGCCACCGACCCGGCGCTCTCCTCCAAACAGTACCCCTACTTCGTCCGCGCCACGCACGACGACCGCTTCCAGATGGCCGCCGTCGCCGACGTCGTCGCGCACCACGGCTGGCGCGAGGTCACGGCCGTCTACGTCGACAACGACTACGGCCGCGGCGGCGTCGTAGCGCTCGGCGACGCGCTCGAGGCCCTGCGTGCCAGGGTGTCCTACAAGGCCGCGTTCCCGCCGGGCGCCGACCGCGCCGCGATCGCCGACCTCCTCGTGCGCGCCAACATGATGGAGTCGCGCGTCTTCGTCGTCCACACCAGCCCGGACTCGGGCCTCGACGTCTTCGCCGCCGCGAGGTCGCTCGACATGATGGCCACCGGGTACGTCTGGATCGCCACCGActggctcgccgccgccgccatcgatgctgctggtgctggtgccgCCTCCAAGTCCAATATACAGGGCGTCCTCACGCTGCGCCAGCACACCCCGGACTCGGACGCCAAGGCGTCGCTCGTCTCCAGGTTCGCCGCCGCGGCCAAACCGTCCAGCAATGGCATCAACGTGTACGGCCTCTTCGCGTACGACTCAGTCTGGATGGCGGCGCGCGCCATCGACCAGTTCCTCAGCGACACCAGCGGTGGCAACATCTCCTTCTCCGCGGACGCCAACATCCGCGACGCCAACGGCAGCGCACTGGGCCTCAGCGCGCTCAAGGTGTTCGACCAGGGTGAGCAGCTGCTGCGGAAGGTCATGCTCGCCAACTTCACCGGCGTCACGGGCAGCGTGCGGTTTCAGTACGACGCCGATGGGAGTGGGACCCTCATCAACCCGGCCTACGAGATCCTCAACGTCGGAGGCACGGGCGTCCGCCGGGTCGCCTACTGGTCCAACTACACGCGCCTGTCGGTGGCGGCGCCCAGGCTGCTCGCCGACGGCGGGCCGCCGCCCAACTCAAGCACGAcgacccagcagcagcagcagatgtacAGCGTCATCTGGCCCGGTGACACCACGTCTAAGCCGCGCGGGTGGGTGTTCCCCAACAACGGGAAGCCGCTGCGGATCGGCGTGCCGTACCGGACGACGTACAAGCAGTTCGTGTCCAAGGACCGGTCCAGCCCCGACGGCGTGAGCGGCTACTGCGTGGACGTGTTCAATGCGGCGGTGGCGCTGCTCCCGTACCCGGTGCCGGCGTCGTTCGTCCTGTTCGGCGACGGCGTGAAGAACCCCAGCTACAACGAGCTGGTGCAGAAGGTGGCGGACGGCTTCTTCGACGCGGCGGTGGGCGACATCTCCATCGTGACGAACCGGACGCGGGTGGTGGACTACACGCAGCCGTACGTGGAGTCCGGGCTGGTGATCGTGTCCACGGTGAAGGCCAAGAGCTCCAACGAGTGGGCCTTCCTCAGGCCATTCACGCCGGGGATGTGGGCCATCATCGGCGCCTTCTTCCTCTTCGTCGGCGCCGTTGTGTGGATCCTGGAGCACCGGTTCAACCCGGAGTTCCGAGGGTCGCCCAGGAAGCAGATGGTCACCATGTTCTGGTTCAGCTTCTCCACGATGTTCTTCGCGCACA GAGAGAACACCGTGAGCACTCTTGGCCGCTTCGTGCTCATCATCTGGCTTTTCGTGGTGCTCATCATCAACTCCAGCTACACGGCCAGCCTGACGTCCATCCTGACGGTGCAGCAGCTGTCCACGGGCATCCAGGGCCTGGACAGCCTCCTCTCCAGCAACGACCCCATCGGCTACCAGGTCGGCTCCTTCGCCCGGAGCTACATGATGGAGGAGCTGGGCGTCCCGGCGTCGCGCCTCCGGGAGCTGGCCATCGACGACTACGCCGACAGTCTGCAGCGCGGGCCCAGCAACGGCGGCGTGGCGGCCATCGTCGACGAGCTGCCCTACATCGAGCTCTTCCTGTCAACCAACTGCCAGTTCAGGACGGTGGGCCAGGAGTTCACCAAGAGCGGATGGGGATTC GCGTTCCAGCGTGACTCCCCCCTTGCGGTGGACCTGTCGACGGCCATCCTGACACTGTCGGAGAACGGGGACCTGCAGCGGATCCACGACAAGTGGCTCAACCCAGGGACGTGTGCGTCGCAGAGCACCGACGGCGTGGGCGCTGACAGGCTCAATCTGGGCAGCTTCTGGGGCCTCTTCCTCATCTGCGGCGTCGCCTGCTTCATCGCCCTGCTCATCTACTTCGCCAGGATACTCTGCCAGTTCTGCGAATACCACGGCCACGGAACCACCGCCGGCGCCGCCCAAGAGGACGATGGCGCCGGCCCGTTCCCTGACCCGCAGAGGAGCCTGCGCCGGCCCGCCAGGCTAACCAGCATCCGGGACCTCATGTCCTTCGTGGACATGAAGGAGGCCGAGGTGAAGACGGCCATCCGGAGCAGGTCCGACAGGCGGGTCGACGGGTCTATGGGCGGCAGGAGCTACACCTCTGAAGGCCCGTCCTTGTCACGGCCGTCCTCCATGTCGCCGGTGTAA
- the LOC136549279 gene encoding glutamate receptor 3.4-like isoform X1: MASSWSSSSSSSSSTLLLLLLRLLCLCAALPATLQAAARPPSVTIGALFTFDSVIGRSARTAIQLAVDDVNGDPTVLRGTNLSVIFQDTKCSGFVGTIQALELMERQVVAVVGPQSSGIAHVVSHVANQLRVPLLSFAATDPALSSKQYPYFVRATHDDRFQMAAVADVVAHHGWREVTAVYVDNDYGRGGVVALGDALEALRARVSYKAAFPPGADRAAIADLLVRANMMESRVFVVHTSPDSGLDVFAAARSLDMMATGYVWIATDWLAAAAIDAAGAGAASKSNIQGVLTLRQHTPDSDAKASLVSRFAAAAKPSSNGINVYGLFAYDSVWMAARAIDQFLSDTSGGNISFSADANIRDANGSALGLSALKVFDQGEQLLRKVMLANFTGVTGSVRFQYDADGSGTLINPAYEILNVGGTGVRRVAYWSNYTRLSVAAPRLLADGGPPPNSSTTTQQQQQMYSVIWPGDTTSKPRGWVFPNNGKPLRIGVPYRTTYKQFVSKDRSSPDGVSGYCVDVFNAAVALLPYPVPASFVLFGDGVKNPSYNELVQKVADGFFDAAVGDISIVTNRTRVVDYTQPYVESGLVIVSTVKAKSSNEWAFLRPFTPGMWAIIGAFFLFVGAVVWILEHRFNPEFRGSPRKQMVTMFWFSFSTMFFAHRENTVSTLGRFVLIIWLFVVLIINSSYTASLTSILTVQQLSTGIQGLDSLLSSNDPIGYQVGSFARSYMMEELGVPASRLRELAIDDYADSLQRGPSNGGVAAIVDELPYIELFLSTNCQFRTVGQEFTKSGWGFAFQRDSPLAVDLSTAILTLSENGDLQRIHDKWLNPGTCASQSTDGVGADRLNLGSFWGLFLICGVACFIALLIYFARILCQFCEYHGHGTTAGAAQEDDGAGPFPDPQRSLRRPARLTSIRDLMSFVDMKEAEVKTAIRSRSDRRVDGSMGGRSYTSEGPSLSRPSSMSPV, encoded by the exons ATGGCGTCgtcctggtcctcctcctccagctccagctccagcaccctcctcctcctcctcctccggttgCTCTGCCTCTGCGCCGCCCTGCCAGCCACCCTGCAGGCGGCGGCGCGCCCGCCCAGCGTCACCATCGGCGCGCTCTTCACCTTCGACTCCGTCATCGGAAGGTCCGCCAGGACAGCCAtccagctcgccgtcgacgacgtCAACGGCGACCCCACCGTGCTGAGGGGCACCAACCTCAGCGTCATCTTCCAGGACACCAAGTGCAGCGGATTCGTCGGCACAATCCAAG CCTTGGAGCTGATGGAGAGGCAGGTGGTGGCCGTGGTGGGCCCGCAGTCCTCGGGCATCGCCCACGTCGTCTCCCACGTGGCCAACCAGCTGCGCGTTCCGCTGCTCTCCTTCGCCGCCACCGACCCGGCGCTCTCCTCCAAACAGTACCCCTACTTCGTCCGCGCCACGCACGACGACCGCTTCCAGATGGCCGCCGTCGCCGACGTCGTCGCGCACCACGGCTGGCGCGAGGTCACGGCCGTCTACGTCGACAACGACTACGGCCGCGGCGGCGTCGTAGCGCTCGGCGACGCGCTCGAGGCCCTGCGTGCCAGGGTGTCCTACAAGGCCGCGTTCCCGCCGGGCGCCGACCGCGCCGCGATCGCCGACCTCCTCGTGCGCGCCAACATGATGGAGTCGCGCGTCTTCGTCGTCCACACCAGCCCGGACTCGGGCCTCGACGTCTTCGCCGCCGCGAGGTCGCTCGACATGATGGCCACCGGGTACGTCTGGATCGCCACCGActggctcgccgccgccgccatcgatgctgctggtgctggtgccgCCTCCAAGTCCAATATACAGGGCGTCCTCACGCTGCGCCAGCACACCCCGGACTCGGACGCCAAGGCGTCGCTCGTCTCCAGGTTCGCCGCCGCGGCCAAACCGTCCAGCAATGGCATCAACGTGTACGGCCTCTTCGCGTACGACTCAGTCTGGATGGCGGCGCGCGCCATCGACCAGTTCCTCAGCGACACCAGCGGTGGCAACATCTCCTTCTCCGCGGACGCCAACATCCGCGACGCCAACGGCAGCGCACTGGGCCTCAGCGCGCTCAAGGTGTTCGACCAGGGTGAGCAGCTGCTGCGGAAGGTCATGCTCGCCAACTTCACCGGCGTCACGGGCAGCGTGCGGTTTCAGTACGACGCCGATGGGAGTGGGACCCTCATCAACCCGGCCTACGAGATCCTCAACGTCGGAGGCACGGGCGTCCGCCGGGTCGCCTACTGGTCCAACTACACGCGCCTGTCGGTGGCGGCGCCCAGGCTGCTCGCCGACGGCGGGCCGCCGCCCAACTCAAGCACGAcgacccagcagcagcagcagatgtacAGCGTCATCTGGCCCGGTGACACCACGTCTAAGCCGCGCGGGTGGGTGTTCCCCAACAACGGGAAGCCGCTGCGGATCGGCGTGCCGTACCGGACGACGTACAAGCAGTTCGTGTCCAAGGACCGGTCCAGCCCCGACGGCGTGAGCGGCTACTGCGTGGACGTGTTCAATGCGGCGGTGGCGCTGCTCCCGTACCCGGTGCCGGCGTCGTTCGTCCTGTTCGGCGACGGCGTGAAGAACCCCAGCTACAACGAGCTGGTGCAGAAGGTGGCGGACGGCTTCTTCGACGCGGCGGTGGGCGACATCTCCATCGTGACGAACCGGACGCGGGTGGTGGACTACACGCAGCCGTACGTGGAGTCCGGGCTGGTGATCGTGTCCACGGTGAAGGCCAAGAGCTCCAACGAGTGGGCCTTCCTCAGGCCATTCACGCCGGGGATGTGGGCCATCATCGGCGCCTTCTTCCTCTTCGTCGGCGCCGTTGTGTGGATCCTGGAGCACCGGTTCAACCCGGAGTTCCGAGGGTCGCCCAGGAAGCAGATGGTCACCATGTTCTGGTTCAGCTTCTCCACGATGTTCTTCGCGCACA GAGAGAACACCGTGAGCACTCTTGGCCGCTTCGTGCTCATCATCTGGCTTTTCGTGGTGCTCATCATCAACTCCAGCTACACGGCCAGCCTGACGTCCATCCTGACGGTGCAGCAGCTGTCCACGGGCATCCAGGGCCTGGACAGCCTCCTCTCCAGCAACGACCCCATCGGCTACCAGGTCGGCTCCTTCGCCCGGAGCTACATGATGGAGGAGCTGGGCGTCCCGGCGTCGCGCCTCCGGGAGCTGGCCATCGACGACTACGCCGACAGTCTGCAGCGCGGGCCCAGCAACGGCGGCGTGGCGGCCATCGTCGACGAGCTGCCCTACATCGAGCTCTTCCTGTCAACCAACTGCCAGTTCAGGACGGTGGGCCAGGAGTTCACCAAGAGCGGATGGGGATTC GCGTTCCAGCGTGACTCCCCCCTTGCGGTGGACCTGTCGACGGCCATCCTGACACTGTCGGAGAACGGGGACCTGCAGCGGATCCACGACAAGTGGCTCAACCCAGGGACGTGTGCGTCGCAGAGCACCGACGGCGTGGGCGCTGACAGGCTCAATCTGGGCAGCTTCTGGGGCCTCTTCCTCATCTGCGGCGTCGCCTGCTTCATCGCCCTGCTCATCTACTTCGCCAGGATACTCTGCCAGTTCTGCGAATACCACGGCCACGGAACCACCGCCGGCGCCGCCCAAGAGGACGATGGCGCCGGCCCGTTCCCTGACCCGCAGAGGAGCCTGCGCCGGCCCGCCAGGCTAACCAGCATCCGGGACCTCATGTCCTTCGTGGACATGAAGGAGGCCGAGGTGAAGACGGCCATCCGGAGCAGGTCCGACAGGCGGGTCGACGGGTCTATGGGCGGCAGGAGCTACACCTCTGAAGGCCCGTCCTTGTCACGGCCGTCCTCCATGTCGCCGGTGTAA